Proteins co-encoded in one Candidatus Acidiferrales bacterium genomic window:
- a CDS encoding replication-associated recombination protein A: MSLFRTIDAEEVPQGSRPLADRMRPRTLDEIAGQGELLAPGKPLRIQIERDEIVSMLLWGPPGCGKTTLARLIAKTTQSEFVPFSAVMSGIKEIKQVMAAAEGARRYGRCTVVFVDEIHRFNKAQQDAFLPYVEAGTILLIGATTENPSFEVIAPLLSRMKVYVLHALSSEQILALLRRALSDKERGLGAVAVDVPDEILDRIAQIANGDARSAYNTLESLVLGTEPSANGSRVVTRERLDDVLQRKFLLYDKAGEEHFNLISALHKSVRNSDPDAALYWLARMLESGEDPLYLARRMVRMASEDIGLADPNALHITLAAMNAFDFLGVPEGHLALAEAAVYLSLAPKSNAVYTAYNSVRDDLQKTIAEPVPLHLRNAVTGLMSHLGYGKGYQYAHDTEEKLTNMTCLPESLWGRVYYHPTDQGLEAPIRQRLEEIRRIQSKPSESKPPKESKKDGTKKTDTKSHMKKDE; the protein is encoded by the coding sequence ATGAGCCTGTTCCGCACCATTGACGCCGAAGAAGTCCCGCAGGGATCGCGCCCGCTCGCCGACCGCATGCGTCCGCGCACACTCGACGAAATCGCTGGCCAAGGGGAACTCCTCGCACCGGGCAAACCGCTGCGCATCCAAATCGAGCGCGATGAAATTGTCTCCATGCTCCTTTGGGGTCCGCCGGGCTGCGGCAAGACGACGCTCGCACGCCTGATCGCCAAAACCACGCAATCCGAATTCGTTCCTTTCAGCGCCGTGATGTCTGGAATCAAGGAAATCAAGCAAGTCATGGCCGCCGCCGAGGGTGCCCGGCGCTATGGCCGCTGCACGGTCGTGTTCGTCGATGAGATTCACCGCTTCAACAAAGCGCAGCAGGACGCGTTTCTGCCTTACGTCGAAGCCGGCACAATTCTCTTGATTGGCGCGACGACGGAAAATCCATCCTTCGAGGTCATCGCGCCCCTCCTTTCGCGCATGAAGGTGTACGTTCTTCACGCGCTATCCAGCGAACAAATCCTCGCACTGCTGCGCCGCGCGCTCTCTGATAAAGAACGCGGCTTGGGCGCAGTCGCCGTGGACGTCCCCGATGAGATCCTCGACCGCATCGCACAAATCGCCAATGGCGATGCGCGTTCCGCTTACAACACGCTTGAGTCTCTCGTCCTCGGCACGGAACCCTCCGCAAACGGCAGCCGCGTGGTTACGCGCGAACGCCTCGACGACGTCTTGCAGCGCAAATTCCTTCTCTATGACAAAGCTGGCGAAGAGCATTTCAATCTGATTTCTGCGCTGCACAAGTCTGTGCGCAATTCCGATCCTGATGCAGCACTCTATTGGCTCGCTCGCATGCTGGAGTCCGGCGAAGATCCGCTTTACCTCGCGCGCCGCATGGTGCGCATGGCCAGCGAAGATATTGGCCTTGCCGATCCCAATGCCCTGCACATCACGCTTGCAGCCATGAACGCTTTCGATTTTCTCGGCGTGCCCGAAGGTCATCTTGCGCTCGCTGAGGCCGCCGTCTACCTCTCGCTCGCGCCAAAATCCAATGCCGTCTATACGGCTTATAATTCCGTCCGTGACGATTTGCAGAAAACCATCGCCGAACCTGTCCCGCTTCATTTGCGCAATGCCGTCACCGGCCTTATGAGCCATCTCGGCTATGGCAAGGGATACCAATATGCCCACGACACAGAAGAAAAATTGACGAACATGACCTGCCTGCCCGAGAGCTTGTGGGGCCGCGTCTACTATCACCCAACGGATCAAGGCCTAGAGGCGCCAATTCGCCAGCGCCTCGAAGAGATTCGGCGCATCCAATCTAAGCCGTCGGAATCGAAGCCTCCGAAGGAATCGAAGAAGGACGGAACCAAAAAGACCGATACCAAGTCCCACATGAAGAAAGACGAGTGA
- a CDS encoding RNA methyltransferase has product MRTQSLRSPAKSQASRAPQTAKILSRENHWLKTFRAALHASRPESGFIALEGVRLVSEAIRCGLEIEAILASDSAERHLASLRSELDRPTLILRTTDRLFDSVTATETPQGIAALLRLREFSFESLVAVPDPLVVVLAGVQDPGNVGTILRSAEALGASGAIATRGTAHPYSPKSLRASAGSALRLPILSEFAPSIALTQLRVSGLKIFAASSPRDSGARRPDEIDLRGPAAILIGNEGAGLPPEIERSADARIRIQVAEPVDSLNAAIAASLILYEAARQRRAIG; this is encoded by the coding sequence ATGCGGACCCAATCTTTGCGCTCTCCAGCTAAATCTCAAGCGTCGCGTGCTCCGCAGACCGCGAAAATCCTGTCGCGCGAAAATCACTGGCTGAAAACCTTCCGCGCCGCCCTGCATGCTTCGCGTCCTGAAAGCGGATTCATTGCGCTCGAAGGTGTGCGCCTCGTTTCGGAGGCGATTCGCTGCGGCCTAGAAATCGAAGCCATTCTCGCCAGCGATTCCGCCGAACGCCATCTCGCATCGCTCCGCTCCGAGCTCGACCGTCCCACTCTGATTCTGCGCACCACGGATAGGCTCTTCGATTCCGTCACCGCCACGGAAACCCCGCAAGGGATCGCCGCCCTGCTGCGCCTGCGCGAATTTTCATTCGAATCTCTCGTAGCTGTCCCCGACCCGCTCGTCGTGGTTCTCGCTGGCGTACAGGATCCCGGCAACGTCGGTACGATTCTCCGTTCCGCCGAAGCGCTCGGCGCCTCGGGGGCGATTGCCACGCGCGGAACTGCACACCCCTATTCGCCCAAGTCTTTGCGCGCCTCGGCCGGCTCTGCTCTGCGTCTCCCCATCCTTTCCGAATTCGCTCCGTCCATCGCTTTGACCCAGCTTCGCGTTTCCGGACTGAAGATCTTTGCGGCCTCCTCCCCGCGTGATTCCGGTGCGCGCCGGCCTGACGAGATCGATCTTCGCGGCCCGGCGGCAATTCTCATCGGCAACGAAGGGGCCGGCCTCCCGCCCGAAATCGAACGCAGCGCGGATGCCCGAATCCGCATCCAAGTTGCGGAGCCAGTAGATTCGCTGAACGCAGCCATCGCTGCCTCGCTGATCCTTTACGAAGCTGCGCGCCAGCGTCGCGCTATCGGATGA
- a CDS encoding L-threonylcarbamoyladenylate synthase: MPAEVLKISIEAPEPHIIHYAASLIQRGRVVGIPTDTFYGLSADPYNLAAIQEVFRVKGRAETKALPILINSVEQAVTLARDLPDSFLKLAHKFWPGALTIVVEATHRLPLKVTGNSGRVALRWPKSHVACELVEASGGPLTGTSANLSGFPACSSAAQLVKQLGDRLPLILDGGDTGGTLASTIVALRGADWSIIREGAVPEAEVRKAIEA; encoded by the coding sequence TTGCCAGCGGAAGTCCTGAAAATTTCAATTGAAGCTCCCGAGCCGCACATCATCCACTACGCTGCGAGTCTCATCCAGCGCGGCCGAGTGGTTGGCATTCCCACGGATACGTTCTATGGACTCTCCGCCGATCCGTATAATCTGGCGGCGATTCAGGAAGTGTTTCGCGTCAAGGGGCGCGCGGAAACGAAGGCGCTGCCGATCCTGATAAATTCCGTGGAGCAGGCGGTGACGCTCGCCCGGGATCTGCCTGACAGTTTCTTGAAATTGGCGCACAAATTCTGGCCAGGCGCGCTGACGATTGTCGTCGAGGCCACGCACCGGTTGCCGCTCAAGGTAACGGGAAACAGCGGACGCGTGGCCCTGCGCTGGCCGAAGTCGCATGTCGCGTGCGAGCTCGTGGAAGCATCGGGCGGGCCTCTGACAGGGACGAGCGCGAATCTTTCCGGATTCCCTGCGTGCAGCAGCGCAGCGCAGCTTGTGAAGCAGCTTGGCGATCGCTTGCCGCTGATCCTCGATGGAGGCGATACGGGCGGGACGCTGGCATCGACGATTGTCGCGCTGCGGGGTGCGGATTGGTCCATCATCCGCGAAGGAGCGGTGCCGGAAGCAGAAGTCCGCAAAGCAATTGAAGCTTAG
- a CDS encoding ABC transporter substrate-binding protein, which produces MRVRTSLRVIPTALLFPILVFLNGCSSARSSAGANTVNFLLESMPTNLDPRIGTDAFSEHVDYLLFDSLLQRDDHLDLAPDLAETWSMPDAQTYIFHLRRGVHFSNGQLLTSADVKFTFDSIISGAIRTPKRGAFQLVDSISAPDPWTVIFRLRAPYASFPLNLIRQAAGVVPHDAGPDFAQHPIGTGPFRFASMTTDEDIVLERNPDYFGGAPTLERVRFRIVPDALVRALELRKGSGDLESNSLTPDMVNALGRDLNLEVARAPGTMLAYISFNCEDPILRHRRVRQALAYATDRDTLIRYLIRGLARPAESILPPNHWAYDGNVTHYDYDPARANALLDAAGLPRGPDGIRFHLEMKTSTDESTRILAAALQDQWRHIGVQLDLRSLEFATFYADITRGSFQLYTLRWVGANLDPDVFEYVFGSDKFPPEGANRGHYHNPQLDVLLGVARVTTDRAKRKAILDQIQQIVADDEPYINLWFYDNICVHRRRLTNIQLSPGGDFDFLEHAILP; this is translated from the coding sequence ATGCGCGTCCGCACTAGCTTGCGCGTGATTCCCACGGCGCTGCTTTTCCCGATCCTAGTTTTTCTGAATGGTTGCTCTTCCGCCCGCTCGTCCGCCGGCGCGAACACAGTTAACTTTCTCCTCGAATCCATGCCCACGAATCTCGATCCGCGCATCGGAACGGACGCTTTCTCCGAGCACGTTGACTATCTTCTCTTCGATAGTCTTCTGCAGCGCGACGATCATCTCGACCTCGCTCCCGATCTCGCCGAAACCTGGAGCATGCCCGACGCACAAACCTACATCTTCCATCTCCGCCGCGGCGTTCATTTCTCGAATGGCCAGTTGCTAACGTCCGCCGACGTCAAATTCACGTTCGATTCCATCATTTCCGGAGCCATTCGCACTCCTAAACGCGGCGCTTTTCAGCTCGTCGATTCCATCTCCGCGCCCGATCCTTGGACGGTCATCTTCCGCCTCCGCGCGCCTTATGCGTCGTTTCCGCTGAATCTTATTCGTCAGGCTGCCGGCGTCGTGCCTCATGATGCCGGCCCGGATTTCGCACAGCATCCCATCGGCACCGGACCGTTTCGCTTTGCGAGCATGACCACGGACGAAGATATTGTGCTCGAACGCAATCCGGACTATTTCGGCGGCGCACCCACGCTCGAGCGCGTTCGCTTTCGCATCGTTCCCGATGCACTCGTTCGCGCGCTCGAACTGCGTAAAGGCTCTGGCGACCTCGAATCCAATTCGCTCACGCCGGATATGGTCAACGCCCTCGGCCGGGACTTGAATTTGGAAGTTGCTCGCGCTCCCGGCACGATGCTCGCGTATATTTCCTTCAACTGCGAAGACCCCATCCTCCGGCATCGCCGCGTTCGCCAAGCGCTCGCTTATGCGACTGACCGCGACACTCTCATTCGCTATTTGATTCGCGGCCTCGCGCGGCCCGCCGAAAGCATCTTGCCTCCGAATCACTGGGCCTACGATGGCAACGTCACGCATTACGACTACGATCCCGCGCGTGCGAATGCCTTGCTCGATGCCGCCGGATTACCCCGTGGCCCCGACGGCATTCGCTTTCATCTGGAAATGAAAACTTCCACGGATGAATCCACGCGAATCCTCGCAGCAGCTCTTCAGGATCAATGGCGCCACATCGGCGTGCAACTCGATTTGCGCTCGCTCGAATTCGCCACGTTCTATGCCGACATTACGCGCGGCAGTTTTCAGCTTTACACGCTGCGATGGGTCGGCGCGAATCTCGACCCGGACGTTTTCGAGTACGTCTTCGGCAGCGACAAATTTCCGCCCGAGGGTGCGAATCGCGGCCATTACCACAATCCACAGTTGGATGTATTACTCGGAGTGGCGCGCGTCACCACAGACCGCGCGAAACGGAAGGCAATCCTTGACCAGATTCAGCAAATCGTCGCCGACGACGAGCCGTACATCAACCTCTGGTTCTACGACAACATCTGTGTCCATCGCCGTCGTCTTACCAACATCCAACTCTCCCCCGGCGGCGATTTCGACTTCCTCGAGCACGCGATCCTTCCTTGA
- a CDS encoding anhydro-N-acetylmuramic acid kinase — translation MTRRSREILVLGLMSGTSADGIDVALVGISGGPAAPRARLKHFAAFPYPAAVREAVLRVSSGAPTTTREISQLNFRLGELFAAAALRACHRFRISPRSVALIGSHGQTIFHQGAPGAFLGARVSSTLQIGEPAIIAERTGITAIADFRPADIAAGGQGAPLVPFVDYLLYRHPHRGRVALNIGGIANVTAIPAGARPQDVFAFDTGPGNMILDALAAHFTRGRLHFDRDSQLARTGRLLPGFLKQWLAHPFFSKRPPKTAGREEFGAIYVEKLLSAAKRNHIRSADLLHTATVFTAASIAQAFKRFIFPRTHVRQLIVSGGGARNPLLIAYLCALLPSLKIIPAEALGVPGDAKEAYAFAVLAYEAWRQNANNLPSATGAQHSAILGKICYARPH, via the coding sequence GTGACTCGGCGCTCGCGCGAAATCCTTGTTCTCGGCTTGATGTCCGGCACGTCCGCCGATGGCATCGATGTCGCGCTTGTCGGCATCTCCGGAGGGCCGGCCGCGCCCCGGGCGCGCCTCAAGCATTTCGCCGCGTTTCCCTACCCCGCAGCTGTTCGCGAAGCCGTCTTGCGCGTATCCAGCGGCGCTCCTACGACGACACGCGAAATCAGTCAGCTGAACTTTCGCCTGGGCGAATTGTTTGCTGCCGCCGCTTTACGCGCCTGCCACCGCTTCCGCATCTCGCCTCGAAGCGTCGCGCTCATTGGTTCTCACGGACAGACTATCTTTCATCAAGGCGCGCCCGGCGCATTTCTCGGCGCTCGCGTCTCCTCCACACTTCAGATTGGCGAACCCGCCATCATCGCCGAGCGCACCGGCATCACCGCAATTGCTGATTTTCGCCCTGCCGACATTGCCGCCGGCGGCCAAGGCGCGCCGCTCGTGCCGTTCGTCGACTATCTGCTTTATCGCCATCCGCACAGAGGCCGCGTGGCGCTCAATATCGGCGGCATCGCCAATGTCACAGCGATTCCGGCCGGTGCGCGCCCGCAAGACGTTTTCGCCTTCGACACTGGGCCGGGCAATATGATCCTCGACGCACTGGCCGCGCATTTCACGCGTGGCCGCTTGCATTTTGACCGGGATTCCCAGCTCGCACGCACAGGCCGCTTGCTACCGGGATTCCTGAAACAGTGGCTTGCGCACCCGTTTTTCTCCAAGCGTCCGCCGAAAACCGCGGGCCGCGAAGAATTTGGTGCGATTTACGTGGAAAAGCTATTGAGCGCGGCCAAGCGCAACCACATTCGCTCTGCCGATCTCCTTCACACAGCGACGGTATTCACCGCCGCATCGATTGCGCAGGCGTTCAAGCGCTTCATCTTTCCGCGCACTCACGTCAGGCAACTTATTGTCTCCGGCGGCGGCGCGCGCAACCCGCTGCTTATTGCTTATCTCTGCGCTCTCTTGCCCTCGCTCAAAATCATCCCGGCAGAAGCTCTCGGCGTTCCCGGCGACGCGAAGGAGGCCTACGCCTTCGCTGTACTCGCCTACGAAGCCTGGCGTCAGAACGCGAATAATCTGCCAAGCGCAACCGGCGCGCAGCATTCGGCCATTCTGGGGAAAATTTGCTATGCGCGTCCGCACTAG
- the mutS gene encoding DNA mismatch repair protein MutS encodes MNEPTTPLMRQYHSIKRQHPSALLLFRLGDFYELFYDDAVTASRELQITLTSRNKEKGQAVPMCGVPYHAAENYIARLIRAGHKLAICEQMEDPSQTRKIVRREVIRVLTPGTAAGSSILETRENNFLAAVARNGSSETIGLAFVDFSTGEFRATEFIGIDAELRLRNELEILRPREILLAQPATLFSPATGAAIGGLGATETRLDEWVFEKSYSQRLLEQQFRVASLDGFGLSGHAEAIGAAGGLLHYLRETSAIGATDSSNGTATMQLRPAGRGLEHLDRIIYYEQQDALILDHVTVRNLELIQPSAGDDDSATLLASLDGTATGMGARLLRSWILRPAISLEDIQARLDAVAELKSATVVRDEIRRDLENIFDLERLTSRVTLGTATPRDLLALRRSLTAVPLLRGFLSRCKSERLAALCVQLDELVDVRDLIAGAIADDPPAQPAEPGMIRRGYDAELDELRDLSKSSKQVIAAMEERERQRTGIGSLKIRFNSVFGYYIEISKANLQLAPADYERKQTLVNAERFTSPELKDYERKVLAADGRIIEIERRLYREIRETIAAQAPRLRQTSAAIAQLDVLANFARLAAERNYSRPSFTEGESGHAHSGAGRGELFIAGGRHPVIETLLEQRGERFVPNDLYLDDATQPILLITGPNMGGKSTYLRQAALIIVMAQIGSFVPAVEARLPLVDRIFTRIGASDNLARGRSTFLVEMSEVAAILNTATPGSLVLLDEVGRGTATFDGLSIAWAVVEHLHENARPRTLFATHYHELTELERLFPGIKNVHVSVREAGSEIIFLRRVEPGTADKSYGIEVARLAGLPASVIQRAREVLAEHEKSEHQLTEELSPGSAPAQPLMFTAADQTVLDALRSADLDNLKPLEALNLLAALKKRLS; translated from the coding sequence ATGAATGAACCGACGACGCCGCTCATGCGGCAATATCACTCCATCAAGCGCCAGCATCCCAGTGCGTTGCTGCTCTTCCGTTTGGGCGATTTCTATGAGCTTTTCTATGACGACGCCGTTACCGCCTCGCGCGAGCTCCAAATCACGCTCACGTCTCGTAATAAGGAGAAAGGCCAGGCCGTTCCGATGTGCGGCGTCCCGTACCATGCGGCAGAGAACTACATCGCGCGTCTGATTCGCGCCGGCCACAAGCTGGCCATCTGCGAACAGATGGAAGATCCCTCGCAGACCAGGAAAATCGTCCGCCGCGAAGTGATCCGCGTGTTGACTCCCGGCACGGCTGCAGGTTCATCCATTCTCGAAACCCGCGAAAACAATTTTCTCGCGGCAGTCGCGCGCAACGGGAGCAGCGAAACGATTGGCCTGGCCTTTGTCGATTTCTCGACTGGCGAATTTCGTGCGACAGAATTCATAGGCATCGACGCTGAGCTTCGTCTGCGTAACGAACTCGAAATCCTTCGTCCGCGAGAAATCCTGCTCGCACAGCCAGCGACACTCTTTTCACCAGCCACCGGCGCTGCAATAGGCGGTCTGGGCGCCACCGAGACGCGACTCGACGAATGGGTTTTTGAGAAATCCTATTCTCAGCGTCTGCTCGAGCAACAATTTCGCGTGGCTTCCCTCGATGGTTTCGGTCTGTCGGGCCACGCGGAAGCTATTGGCGCGGCGGGCGGCCTGCTGCACTACCTGCGCGAAACATCGGCGATTGGCGCAACCGATTCCAGCAATGGCACAGCGACGATGCAACTCCGTCCCGCCGGTCGCGGGCTGGAGCATCTCGACCGCATCATTTACTACGAGCAGCAGGACGCGCTTATTCTCGATCACGTCACAGTGCGCAATCTCGAACTCATCCAACCCAGCGCCGGAGATGACGACTCGGCCACACTTCTCGCGTCCCTTGATGGAACCGCAACTGGCATGGGCGCGCGTTTGCTGCGTTCTTGGATTCTCCGGCCAGCGATTTCTTTAGAGGACATTCAAGCCCGTCTCGACGCCGTCGCCGAGCTGAAATCTGCAACCGTGGTCCGCGACGAGATCCGCCGCGACCTCGAAAATATCTTCGACCTCGAACGTCTCACCAGCCGTGTCACGCTCGGGACAGCGACGCCTCGCGATCTTCTCGCGCTCAGGCGTTCCCTGACGGCCGTTCCGCTTCTTCGTGGCTTTCTCTCACGTTGCAAGAGCGAGCGTCTCGCGGCGTTATGTGTCCAGCTCGATGAACTCGTGGATGTTCGTGACCTCATTGCCGGTGCGATTGCCGATGATCCTCCCGCGCAGCCGGCCGAACCCGGCATGATTCGCCGCGGTTACGATGCGGAACTCGATGAACTGCGCGACTTGAGCAAGTCCTCGAAGCAAGTGATTGCCGCGATGGAGGAGCGCGAACGCCAGAGAACAGGCATCGGCTCGCTCAAGATTCGTTTCAACAGTGTCTTCGGCTATTACATCGAGATTTCCAAGGCCAATCTTCAGCTAGCGCCTGCCGACTATGAGCGCAAGCAAACCCTCGTCAACGCCGAACGCTTCACTTCGCCGGAGCTGAAAGATTACGAACGCAAGGTGCTCGCGGCCGATGGGCGCATCATTGAGATCGAACGCCGCCTGTACCGCGAAATTCGCGAAACCATCGCCGCGCAAGCGCCGCGCCTGCGCCAAACGTCGGCGGCAATTGCTCAGCTCGATGTGCTCGCCAATTTTGCGCGCTTGGCTGCGGAGCGTAACTATTCGCGCCCGTCTTTCACGGAAGGCGAATCCGGCCATGCACACTCGGGCGCGGGACGCGGCGAACTGTTCATCGCCGGAGGCCGTCATCCCGTGATCGAGACCCTTCTCGAACAGCGCGGCGAACGCTTCGTCCCCAATGACCTCTATCTCGACGACGCGACACAGCCCATCCTGCTGATCACCGGTCCAAACATGGGCGGCAAGTCGACGTATCTTCGGCAGGCCGCACTCATCATCGTCATGGCGCAAATCGGCTCGTTTGTTCCCGCGGTCGAGGCTCGACTCCCGCTCGTCGATCGCATCTTCACGCGCATTGGCGCGTCCGATAATCTCGCGCGCGGCCGTTCCACGTTCCTCGTGGAAATGAGCGAAGTTGCGGCCATTTTGAATACCGCTACTCCGGGAAGCCTTGTTCTTCTCGACGAAGTCGGCCGCGGCACGGCAACCTTCGACGGCCTGTCGATTGCCTGGGCCGTCGTCGAGCATCTGCACGAAAATGCGCGCCCGCGCACGCTCTTTGCCACGCACTACCATGAGCTGACCGAACTCGAGCGCCTTTTCCCCGGCATTAAGAACGTCCACGTTTCTGTGCGAGAGGCCGGAAGCGAAATTATTTTTCTTCGTCGCGTCGAACCCGGAACGGCCGACAAAAGCTATGGCATCGAAGTCGCTCGCTTGGCAGGTCTTCCTGCGAGCGTCATTCAACGCGCTCGCGAAGTCCTCGCCGAGCACGAAAAGAGCGAGCATCAACTCACCGAAGAACTTTCCCCCGGCTCGGCGCCAGCGCAACCGCTCATGTTCACGGCTGCCGACCAAACCGTGCTCGACGCGCTGCGCTCTGCCGATCTCGATAATTTGAAACCCCTCGAAGCGCTCAATCTCCTCGCGGCGCTCAAGAAGCGGCTCTCGTGA
- a CDS encoding class IV adenylate cyclase, with product MKAKHEIEIKLRVDDLREVLRTLRRLGAKCLGTLHERNTLFDTKERDFQRQGSILRIRQERPASLPGKTRRRTRGFESGEGLLTFKGLVTGQRGGKYKLREEIEHRTARVSRLRRILRKLGLRPWFRYEKYRTRYRLRAFPGLEVDLDETPIGLFLELEGPKRAIDRAAKKLGYSKSDYVVDSYLELYGSDCLMQGRKLGNMVF from the coding sequence ATGAAGGCAAAGCACGAAATCGAGATCAAACTGCGCGTCGACGACCTGCGCGAGGTGCTCAGAACCCTTCGTCGGCTCGGAGCAAAATGCCTGGGCACCTTGCACGAGCGGAATACGCTTTTCGATACCAAGGAGCGCGATTTCCAGCGGCAGGGCTCCATTCTGCGCATTCGCCAGGAACGCCCGGCGAGTTTGCCTGGTAAAACTCGCAGACGGACGCGAGGGTTCGAATCGGGAGAAGGGCTGCTGACGTTTAAGGGATTGGTGACTGGCCAGCGTGGGGGAAAATATAAGCTGCGTGAGGAAATCGAGCATCGCACCGCGAGGGTATCCCGGCTGCGGCGGATTCTCAGAAAACTGGGCCTTCGACCATGGTTCCGATATGAAAAGTATCGTACGCGATACCGCCTGAGGGCTTTTCCGGGGCTGGAAGTGGACCTCGACGAGACTCCGATAGGTCTCTTTCTGGAGCTGGAGGGGCCGAAGCGAGCTATTGACCGCGCCGCAAAGAAGCTTGGCTACAGCAAGTCCGACTATGTGGTCGACTCCTACCTTGAACTCTACGGCTCCGATTGCCTGATGCAAGGACGCAAACTGGGCAACATGGTGTTCTAA
- a CDS encoding divalent metal cation transporter, protein MNWTSIFGTTESWRTRGREMRRQGRHWRRSIALFLAVVGPGLITSNVDNDAGGITTYSVTGAQLGYALLWTMIPLTIALYVSEEMCARMGVVTGKGLSDLIREEFGFRSTFFVMLAGLAVDFSNTVAEFAGVAASMQIFGISKYIAVPLAAIFVWVLVVRGTYRQVEKIFLVACVFYVSYVGSAFLARPNWLLAAKQTFVPEIHMNVGYLLVLTALIGTSVAPWQFFYLQAGYVEKKVGPKQYKHARMDVLVGSITCMVVVFFIIVCTAATLNASGHTQINDAADAAKALVPLAGKWAGGLFAFGLLNASLFSASVLPLSTAHVICEGLGFEAGIDRKLGDAKMFYGLYTALIVAGAGVILIPKAPLLKILVLSQVANGIWLPFVMVLILLLVNRKDLMGERVNGKFFNIVAWVISVALIVVTAALAYVTIFTPAGAG, encoded by the coding sequence ATGAACTGGACTTCGATTTTCGGGACCACGGAATCCTGGCGTACCCGCGGGCGCGAAATGCGCCGGCAAGGGCGCCATTGGCGGCGAAGCATTGCGCTTTTTCTTGCCGTTGTAGGACCGGGCCTCATTACGTCCAACGTCGACAACGACGCGGGCGGAATCACAACCTATTCGGTCACCGGCGCACAGTTGGGTTATGCGCTCTTGTGGACGATGATTCCTCTCACTATCGCTTTATACGTCAGCGAGGAAATGTGTGCACGCATGGGTGTGGTCACGGGCAAAGGGCTATCGGACCTGATCCGCGAGGAATTTGGTTTCCGCTCGACGTTTTTCGTAATGCTGGCCGGATTGGCGGTGGATTTTTCGAATACCGTTGCGGAGTTTGCCGGTGTCGCGGCATCCATGCAAATCTTCGGGATTAGCAAGTACATTGCAGTGCCGCTTGCGGCTATCTTTGTCTGGGTGCTGGTGGTTCGCGGAACGTACCGCCAAGTGGAGAAAATTTTTCTGGTCGCGTGCGTGTTCTACGTTTCCTATGTTGGGTCGGCGTTCTTGGCCAGGCCAAACTGGTTACTCGCCGCCAAGCAGACGTTCGTTCCTGAGATTCACATGAACGTAGGATACCTGCTGGTCTTGACTGCGCTGATTGGCACGAGCGTCGCTCCATGGCAGTTTTTTTACCTTCAGGCCGGATACGTGGAGAAGAAAGTCGGCCCGAAGCAGTACAAACACGCACGCATGGATGTACTCGTGGGCAGCATCACATGCATGGTCGTTGTGTTTTTCATTATCGTATGCACGGCGGCGACGCTAAACGCCTCGGGACACACGCAAATCAACGATGCGGCGGATGCGGCTAAAGCGCTTGTGCCTCTTGCAGGTAAATGGGCCGGAGGGCTTTTCGCCTTTGGCTTGTTGAACGCTTCGCTTTTTTCTGCTTCCGTACTTCCTCTTTCGACGGCACACGTCATCTGCGAGGGGCTGGGCTTCGAGGCGGGGATTGATCGTAAGCTTGGCGATGCGAAGATGTTCTACGGACTTTACACCGCGCTGATCGTCGCTGGCGCGGGAGTCATCCTGATTCCCAAAGCGCCGCTGCTGAAGATCTTGGTTCTTTCGCAGGTGGCCAATGGAATCTGGCTGCCGTTCGTCATGGTTCTCATTTTGCTGCTTGTGAATCGCAAGGACTTGATGGGCGAGCGCGTGAACGGCAAATTCTTCAACATCGTAGCGTGGGTGATCAGCGTTGCTCTGATCGTGGTGACTGCAGCTCTCGCGTACGTCACGATTTTCACACCCGCCGGCGCAGGATGA